A single window of Mycolicibacterium madagascariense DNA harbors:
- a CDS encoding OPT family oligopeptide transporter has translation MTRVDGTEVTTPSTRELTIRGVVLGGLVTLVFTAANVYLGLKVGLTFATAIPAAVISMAILRYFRGHTILENNIVQTIASAAGTLSSIIFVLPGLVMIGWWTGFPYWITVAVCIVGGVLGVMYSVPLRRALVTGSDLPYPEGVAAAEVLKVGDEAEDGGEGNRQSLRAILVGSLVAAGLSLVAATKVILTDVSVYFRVGAGGSMLGASLSLALIGVGHLVGITVGIAMIVGLVISFFVLLPTLTWGDLTGGKELSDVVSDTFSHDVRFVGAGAIAIAAVWTLLKILGPIVRGISSAAASARARRGGDRLELTERDIPIGIVGGTIAVSLIPIGLLLWWFLDTTQVVEQRPLTIALTLVFVVLIGAVLASVAGYMAGLIGSSNSPLSGLGILVVVIASVVLVLVHGRSGDPAQVLGLVAYALFATSVVFSIATISNDNLQDLKTGQLVGATPWRQQLALVMGVIFGALVIAPVLDLLNAAFGFSGAPGAGADALAAPQAALISSLAKGVFGGGLNWNLLGLGAAIGAVIILIDEVLTRRTTRLRLPPLAVGMGMYLPMSLTIVIPLGALLGLFYERWAERAGGDVAHRKRLGVLMATGLIVGESIFGVVFAGIVVASGTDSPLAIVGKGFADWAEILGVVVFVAILAGLYKWTRRLAQ, from the coding sequence ATGACACGAGTGGACGGCACGGAGGTCACCACCCCGTCGACCCGCGAGCTCACCATCCGGGGTGTGGTGCTCGGTGGGCTCGTCACGCTCGTCTTCACCGCGGCCAACGTGTACCTGGGGCTCAAGGTCGGTCTGACGTTCGCCACGGCGATCCCCGCGGCCGTCATCTCGATGGCGATCCTGCGGTACTTCCGGGGGCACACGATCCTCGAGAACAACATCGTGCAGACGATCGCCTCGGCCGCAGGCACGCTGTCGTCGATCATCTTCGTGCTGCCGGGGCTCGTCATGATCGGCTGGTGGACGGGCTTTCCGTACTGGATCACCGTCGCGGTGTGCATCGTCGGCGGTGTGCTCGGCGTCATGTACTCGGTGCCGCTGCGGCGCGCGCTGGTGACGGGGTCGGACCTGCCCTACCCGGAGGGCGTCGCCGCCGCGGAGGTGCTCAAGGTCGGTGACGAGGCCGAGGACGGTGGCGAGGGCAACCGGCAGAGCCTGCGCGCCATCCTGGTCGGTTCGTTGGTCGCGGCGGGGCTGTCGCTGGTGGCCGCCACCAAGGTGATCCTGACCGACGTGTCGGTCTACTTCCGCGTCGGCGCCGGCGGGTCGATGCTCGGCGCGAGCCTGTCGCTGGCGCTCATCGGCGTCGGCCACCTGGTCGGCATCACCGTCGGCATCGCGATGATCGTCGGCCTGGTCATCTCGTTCTTCGTCCTGCTGCCGACGTTGACCTGGGGTGACCTCACCGGCGGCAAGGAACTTTCCGACGTCGTGTCCGACACGTTCTCCCACGACGTGCGCTTCGTCGGCGCGGGCGCCATCGCGATCGCCGCGGTGTGGACACTGCTGAAGATCCTCGGCCCCATCGTTCGCGGCATCAGCTCCGCCGCCGCGTCGGCGCGGGCCCGGCGTGGGGGAGACCGGCTCGAGCTGACCGAACGCGACATCCCCATCGGCATCGTCGGCGGCACCATCGCGGTGTCGCTGATCCCGATCGGACTGCTGCTCTGGTGGTTCCTCGACACCACGCAGGTCGTCGAGCAGCGGCCGCTGACCATCGCACTGACCCTGGTGTTCGTCGTGTTGATCGGCGCCGTGCTGGCGTCGGTCGCGGGCTACATGGCCGGTCTGATCGGCTCGTCGAACAGCCCGCTCTCGGGTCTGGGCATCCTGGTCGTCGTCATCGCCTCGGTCGTGCTGGTGCTCGTCCACGGGCGCAGCGGCGACCCGGCCCAGGTGCTGGGCCTGGTGGCCTACGCGCTGTTCGCGACCTCGGTCGTGTTCAGCATCGCGACCATCTCCAACGACAACCTGCAGGACCTCAAGACCGGTCAGCTCGTGGGCGCCACACCCTGGCGCCAGCAGCTCGCCCTCGTCATGGGGGTGATCTTCGGCGCCCTGGTGATCGCGCCGGTACTGGACCTGCTCAACGCCGCGTTCGGCTTCTCGGGCGCGCCCGGCGCCGGCGCCGACGCGCTCGCCGCGCCGCAGGCCGCGCTGATCTCGTCGCTGGCCAAGGGTGTCTTCGGGGGCGGCCTGAATTGGAACCTGCTGGGCCTCGGCGCCGCGATCGGGGCGGTGATCATCCTGATCGACGAGGTCCTGACCCGCCGCACGACGCGGTTGCGGCTGCCGCCGCTGGCCGTCGGCATGGGCATGTACCTGCCGATGTCGCTGACCATCGTCATTCCCCTCGGCGCGCTCCTCGGCCTCTTCTACGAGAGGTGGGCCGAGCGCGCAGGCGGGGACGTTGCGCATCGCAAGCGCCTCGGCGTGCTGATGGCGACCGGACTGATCGTGGGCGAGAGCATCTTCGGCGTGGTGTTCGCGGGCATCGTGGTGGCCTCGGGTACCGACTCGCCACTCGCCATCGTCGGGAAGGGTTTCGCGGACTGGGCCGAGATCCTCGGAGTCGTCGTCTTCGTGGCGATCCTCGCCGGCCTCTACAAGTGGACCCGCCGCCTGGCCCAGTGA
- a CDS encoding NAD(P)H-dependent amine dehydrogenase family protein produces MTRDDTPIRVFQVATGNVGSEMIRRIGARTDLKLVGLHCYSPEKIGRDAGEIIGGEPIGVIATGTVEEIIAAQPDVLTFHGVFPDEDLYVRVLEAGIDVVTTADWITGWHRDANHPHPSGRPVTQLLADAAAKGGATFYGTGMNPGLNQILGVVCSADVADIENVTTIESVDVSCHHSRDTWIEVGYGLPVEDPSIPGRLEKYTRVFADSVLLMADCFGVDLDEVTFSYELGACTKDVDLGWYTLPKGSLGGNYIKYQGMVDGVPRVETHLEWQMTPHTDPSWDIKGCYITQIKGDPCIYNKHMIFPKPGVDLSNPESFASIGMTVTGLPALNAITSVVAAPPGLLTSADVPLRGFAGRFATG; encoded by the coding sequence ATGACCCGTGACGACACCCCGATCCGCGTGTTCCAGGTCGCGACCGGCAACGTCGGCAGCGAGATGATCCGACGCATCGGTGCCCGTACCGACCTGAAACTCGTTGGCCTGCACTGCTATTCGCCGGAGAAGATCGGCCGCGACGCCGGCGAAATCATCGGTGGCGAACCGATCGGCGTCATCGCGACGGGCACGGTCGAGGAGATCATCGCGGCGCAGCCCGACGTCCTGACCTTCCACGGCGTGTTCCCCGACGAGGATCTGTACGTGCGGGTCCTGGAGGCCGGGATCGACGTCGTCACGACCGCCGACTGGATCACGGGGTGGCACCGCGACGCGAACCATCCCCATCCCTCGGGCCGGCCCGTCACGCAACTGCTGGCCGACGCCGCGGCCAAGGGCGGGGCGACGTTCTACGGCACCGGGATGAACCCCGGCCTCAACCAGATCCTGGGAGTGGTGTGTTCGGCCGACGTCGCCGACATCGAGAACGTCACCACGATCGAGTCGGTCGACGTGTCGTGTCATCACAGCAGGGACACGTGGATCGAGGTGGGCTACGGACTGCCGGTCGAGGACCCGAGCATCCCCGGCCGGTTGGAGAAGTACACCAGGGTCTTCGCCGACAGCGTGTTGCTGATGGCCGACTGCTTCGGCGTCGACCTCGACGAGGTGACGTTCAGCTACGAGCTCGGCGCATGCACCAAGGACGTCGACCTCGGCTGGTACACCCTGCCCAAGGGGTCCCTCGGGGGTAACTACATCAAGTACCAGGGCATGGTCGACGGCGTGCCGCGGGTGGAGACGCATCTCGAATGGCAGATGACGCCGCATACCGACCCGAGCTGGGACATCAAGGGCTGCTACATCACTCAGATCAAGGGTGATCCGTGCATCTACAACAAGCACATGATCTTCCCCAAGCCGGGCGTCGACCTGTCCAACCCGGAGAGCTTTGCCTCCATCGGCATGACGGTCACCGGCCTGCCCGCCCTCAACGCGATCACATCGGTCGTGGCGGCACCGCCCGGTCTGCTCACGAGTGCCGACGTCCCGCTGCGCGGTTTCGCCGGTCGGTTCGCCACGGGATGA
- a CDS encoding PP2C family protein-serine/threonine phosphatase, protein MGRETDVDVGQRRDAGWTSVPHPVLVVDPTGFIRTASAATRDVVADVEFGTDLESLAPWLAQAHQRFVESPATHGRADAMALGSVGDVVFEARPTPLSDGDVAWWLVEQTELPLREAQRALARERERSAFLDEASAVLMASLNIDRCMEATVQMAARHLADAAVVVAPVAGGRIPVVYGGAGDTVTQCRVDADPATVPGLGEALRGFPPVPSRWIDPASLPEWLLPKDFDGSVGSVVITPLPGHGVPAGALVLLRRTTHMAFSEGEELFARLFAARAGAALSAARLYADQRTVTHTLMRELLPPQLHRMHGFELAGGYRASEDHHLVGGDFYDVHPAATDEAETLVVLGDVCGKGLEAAVLTGKIRNTLHALAPLADRHENVLSLLNSALLSTDNSRFATVVLASVARRDGVVHLRLTCAGHPAPIIVRHDGRVERADTRGTLVGALPQFKARTYETTLAPGETCLLYTDGLSEARGGPLGTSVFGDDGLTEAMAECVAMPAEAVVERIMMLATQWVGGQPHDDMAVVAISAPRRTYLSAVDGHTAGRYTA, encoded by the coding sequence ATGGGACGAGAGACGGACGTTGACGTTGGTCAGCGACGCGACGCCGGCTGGACGTCGGTTCCCCACCCGGTGCTCGTCGTCGATCCGACGGGCTTCATCCGCACGGCGAGCGCGGCGACCCGTGACGTCGTCGCCGACGTCGAGTTCGGCACGGACCTAGAGTCGCTGGCGCCGTGGCTGGCGCAGGCGCACCAGCGCTTCGTCGAGTCCCCCGCCACCCACGGCCGGGCCGACGCGATGGCACTGGGCAGCGTGGGAGACGTGGTGTTCGAAGCCCGCCCGACGCCACTGTCCGACGGGGACGTCGCATGGTGGCTCGTCGAGCAGACCGAGCTCCCCCTGCGCGAGGCGCAGCGTGCCCTGGCCCGCGAACGCGAACGGTCGGCGTTCCTCGACGAGGCCTCCGCGGTGCTGATGGCGTCGCTGAACATCGACCGGTGCATGGAGGCCACCGTCCAGATGGCGGCGCGCCACCTCGCCGATGCGGCGGTCGTCGTCGCACCGGTCGCCGGTGGACGGATTCCCGTGGTGTACGGCGGTGCCGGCGACACCGTGACGCAGTGTCGCGTCGACGCCGACCCGGCGACCGTGCCCGGCCTCGGTGAGGCGCTGCGCGGCTTCCCGCCGGTGCCGTCGCGGTGGATCGACCCGGCGTCGCTGCCAGAGTGGTTGCTGCCCAAGGACTTCGACGGTTCGGTCGGTTCGGTGGTCATCACGCCGCTGCCGGGACACGGCGTGCCCGCGGGTGCGCTCGTCCTCCTCCGGCGCACCACCCACATGGCGTTCAGCGAGGGTGAGGAACTGTTCGCCCGGCTCTTCGCGGCACGCGCCGGTGCGGCACTGTCCGCGGCCCGGCTGTACGCCGATCAGCGAACGGTCACCCACACGCTGATGCGCGAACTGCTGCCGCCGCAGCTGCACCGCATGCACGGCTTCGAACTGGCCGGTGGCTACCGCGCCTCTGAGGATCACCACCTCGTCGGCGGGGACTTCTACGACGTCCACCCCGCGGCGACCGACGAGGCCGAGACGCTCGTCGTGCTGGGCGACGTCTGCGGCAAGGGTCTGGAAGCGGCGGTGCTGACCGGGAAGATCCGCAACACGCTGCACGCGCTGGCCCCGCTCGCCGACCGGCACGAGAACGTGCTCTCGCTGCTCAACAGCGCGCTGCTGTCCACGGACAACAGCCGCTTCGCCACGGTGGTGCTGGCGTCGGTGGCGCGTCGCGACGGCGTGGTGCACCTGCGGCTGACGTGCGCCGGGCACCCGGCGCCCATCATCGTGCGCCACGATGGACGGGTCGAACGGGCCGACACCCGTGGCACCCTCGTCGGTGCGCTGCCGCAGTTCAAGGCGCGCACCTACGAGACGACGCTCGCGCCCGGGGAGACGTGCCTGCTCTACACCGACGGCCTGTCCGAGGCCCGGGGTGGCCCCCTGGGCACGAGCGTGTTCGGCGACGACGGGCTGACGGAGGCGATGGCCGAATGCGTCGCCATGCCCGCGGAGGCCGTCGTCGAACGCATCATGATGCTGGCCACCCAGTGGGTCGGCGGCCAACCCCACGACGACATGGCCGTCGTCGCCATCTCCGCGCCGCGGCGCACCTATCTGAGCGCGGTCGACGGTCACACCGCCGGGAGGTACACGGCGTGA
- a CDS encoding cation:proton antiporter encodes MSSPVAIHFFLELAAIIVACRVVGLVARRLGQPQVVGEMVAGVILGPSVFGLFAPGLQHALFPSGQTNTVLYVLAQIGLVLYMFLIGVNFDVDLVRHRAGTAGAVSAAGILVPLALGALVAGPLLADGTFFGATVTLPMAMLFLGASVATTAFPMLARIVFEKRLTGTSLGTLALACGATDDALSWCILAVVLAMNRGSPGTAVLAIGGGVLYALVVVTVGRRALRPLGARAEREGAVSPAVLASVLALLMLCAWVTDAIGIYAIFGAFILGTAMPSGFFAHRVTAALDPLVTTFLLPLFFVYSGLNTQISLVDSPALWAVTLGLLVVSIAGKGVACALAARLGGVPGRESVALGALMNARGLIELILLDIGRQAGIITPTLFTILVIVAIVTTLMASPIFEFAYGRHRPDPPPRTADPSDAGARES; translated from the coding sequence ATGTCCTCACCGGTGGCGATCCACTTCTTCCTGGAGTTGGCCGCGATCATCGTGGCGTGCCGGGTCGTGGGGCTGGTGGCCCGTCGCCTCGGTCAGCCCCAGGTCGTCGGGGAGATGGTCGCCGGCGTGATCCTCGGTCCGTCGGTGTTCGGCCTGTTCGCACCCGGCCTGCAGCACGCCCTGTTTCCGAGCGGCCAGACCAACACCGTGCTGTACGTGCTGGCCCAGATCGGCCTCGTGCTCTACATGTTCCTCATCGGGGTGAACTTCGACGTCGACCTCGTCCGACATCGGGCGGGCACGGCAGGTGCGGTGTCGGCGGCGGGCATCCTGGTCCCGCTCGCGCTGGGCGCGCTGGTCGCCGGGCCCCTGCTCGCCGACGGCACGTTCTTCGGTGCGACCGTCACGCTGCCGATGGCGATGCTGTTCCTCGGCGCTTCGGTCGCGACCACGGCGTTCCCCATGCTGGCCAGGATCGTCTTCGAGAAGCGGCTGACGGGCACGTCGCTGGGCACTTTGGCACTGGCCTGCGGGGCGACCGACGACGCGCTGTCCTGGTGCATCCTGGCCGTGGTGCTCGCCATGAACCGGGGCAGCCCGGGCACCGCCGTGCTGGCGATCGGCGGCGGCGTCCTCTACGCGCTGGTGGTCGTCACGGTCGGCCGCCGCGCCCTGCGTCCCCTCGGCGCGCGTGCCGAGCGCGAAGGCGCCGTCAGCCCAGCGGTCCTCGCCTCGGTCCTGGCCCTGCTCATGCTGTGCGCCTGGGTGACCGACGCCATCGGCATCTACGCGATCTTCGGCGCCTTCATCCTCGGCACCGCGATGCCGTCGGGGTTCTTCGCGCACCGGGTCACCGCCGCGCTCGACCCGCTGGTCACGACGTTCCTGCTGCCGCTGTTCTTCGTCTACTCAGGGCTCAACACGCAGATCTCGCTGGTCGACTCGCCCGCCCTGTGGGCGGTGACGCTCGGCCTGCTGGTGGTGTCGATCGCGGGCAAGGGCGTGGCGTGCGCGCTGGCCGCGCGGCTCGGGGGCGTCCCGGGGCGCGAGTCGGTGGCGCTCGGCGCGCTGATGAACGCGCGCGGGCTCATCGAGCTGATCCTGCTCGACATCGGGCGCCAGGCCGGGATCATCACCCCGACGCTGTTCACCATCCTGGTCATCGTGGCGATCGTCACCACGCTGATGGCGTCCCCGATCTTCGAGTTCGCCTACGGCCGCCACCGCCCCGACCCGCCGCCGCGGACCGCGGACCCCTCCGACGCCGGTGCCAGGGAGTCGTAG
- a CDS encoding cobalamin B12-binding domain-containing protein, with the protein MSQGEAAAGVDTADRAVVRDRLWGAVVDGDEYVAGATVFAALDGGIPPEDVLLEVIAPVQRRVGAEWAANRMTVAQEHVATAINDRVIAVLAHHPAAARTADAGRVVVACVDGEWHALPARLLSEVLRLRGWQVDFLGAQVPTPHLIAHLHQHAPDAVALSCSIPTRLPMAHAAITACQAAGAAVIAGGAAFGRDGRYARLLGADGWAPDARAAADRLARGFSRTHHCATHQAIDDLPHLADQEYTMVSGMSRDLVRVTLRELAIRLPEMQSYSDRQRQHTAEDVAHVVDYLVTAVYTGDEELFSDFILWTADVLTARGVPAASLLPTLDIIGAQLRDFPRTLSVLRAARTALLSTNAECPS; encoded by the coding sequence GTGAGCCAGGGGGAGGCCGCGGCCGGGGTCGACACGGCCGATCGTGCCGTGGTGCGCGATCGGCTGTGGGGTGCGGTCGTCGATGGTGACGAATATGTCGCTGGCGCAACGGTATTCGCGGCACTCGACGGCGGGATCCCTCCCGAGGACGTCCTCCTGGAGGTGATCGCCCCCGTGCAGCGCCGCGTCGGTGCGGAGTGGGCCGCCAACCGGATGACCGTCGCGCAGGAGCACGTCGCCACCGCCATCAACGACCGCGTGATCGCCGTCCTGGCGCACCATCCGGCCGCCGCGCGCACCGCCGACGCCGGTCGCGTCGTGGTGGCGTGCGTCGACGGGGAGTGGCATGCCCTGCCCGCGCGTCTGCTGTCGGAGGTGCTGCGGCTGCGAGGCTGGCAGGTCGACTTCCTGGGAGCCCAGGTGCCGACGCCCCATCTGATCGCGCACCTGCATCAGCACGCGCCCGACGCCGTCGCACTGTCGTGCTCCATCCCCACCCGGCTGCCGATGGCCCACGCCGCGATCACCGCCTGTCAGGCCGCCGGCGCCGCGGTGATCGCCGGCGGCGCCGCCTTCGGCAGGGACGGCCGCTACGCACGCCTGCTCGGCGCCGATGGATGGGCGCCCGACGCCAGGGCCGCGGCAGACCGGCTGGCCCGCGGATTCTCGCGCACCCACCACTGCGCGACGCACCAGGCGATCGACGACCTGCCGCACCTGGCCGACCAGGAGTACACCATGGTCAGCGGCATGTCACGCGATCTCGTTCGAGTGACGTTGCGCGAGTTGGCGATTCGCCTACCCGAGATGCAGTCCTACTCCGATCGGCAGCGCCAGCACACCGCAGAGGACGTCGCGCACGTCGTCGACTATCTGGTAACCGCCGTCTACACCGGCGACGAAGAACTGTTCAGCGACTTCATCCTGTGGACGGCCGACGTCCTCACCGCGCGGGGCGTGCCCGCCGCGTCCCTGCTGCCCACCCTGGACATCATCGGGGCGCAGCTGAGGGACTTTCCGCGCACCCTGAGCGTGCTGCGTGCCGCCCGCACCGCGCTCCTATCCACCAACGCCGAGTGCCCGTCATGA
- a CDS encoding NAD(P)/FAD-dependent oxidoreductase, which produces MDDARARLSQLSPQARQALARKIKSRLSNDTAATDHDVAIVGGGAAALTLALELRTAHPATRILVVEPTPHPVAEITHTVGESTVEVSAHYLRDRLGLGEHLETSQIRKMGLRMFFSDGSNTDIARRVELGSSSFTPQATYQIDRGRLENELHRRCVAAGIEFVVGRVRSVALGAGDGAHTLEIQSDDATASTTARWVVDASGRNRMLPRELDLKRANGHLCNAAWLRVAAELDVGDWSDDPQWQGRLTEGDRAFSTNHLMGQGYWVWLIRLASGATSVGIVADPAFHPFEGYNTLAKAKAWLAEHEPQCAAALADNDHLIRDFRVMKNYSHSVTKFFDGRDRWCLTGDAGVFLDPLYSSGLDLVAIGNGLTIDLIVRDLGGEDVAARAGISDSLFRSLTDMWLAIYRDQYTLMGSPTVMSAKIIWDVAFYWGFVGLLYGNDRFVTVADDPAVVPQLQGLIDLSNRMQLFFREWAAVETGAATATFVDLFAPLNFMVTLHTAMMGRSDAFVEQFDANALLLRQVAGQLVEAVIEDNASRFAEDDVVRQVQAWQGDSLLRDLRAVYRREQPVNPVSESWILRAAPAV; this is translated from the coding sequence GTGGACGACGCCCGCGCGCGACTGTCGCAGTTGAGTCCGCAAGCTCGGCAAGCCCTCGCGCGGAAGATCAAGAGCCGGCTGTCGAACGACACCGCCGCCACCGATCACGACGTCGCGATCGTCGGTGGCGGTGCGGCCGCGCTGACGCTGGCCCTCGAACTCCGCACGGCGCACCCCGCCACCCGCATCCTGGTGGTCGAGCCCACCCCGCACCCCGTCGCCGAGATCACCCACACCGTCGGCGAATCGACGGTCGAGGTCTCCGCGCACTACCTTCGCGACCGGCTGGGTCTCGGCGAGCACCTCGAGACGTCCCAGATCCGCAAGATGGGTCTGCGGATGTTCTTCTCCGACGGTTCGAACACCGACATCGCCCGCCGCGTCGAGCTGGGCAGTTCGTCGTTCACGCCGCAGGCCACCTACCAGATCGACCGCGGCCGGCTGGAGAACGAACTGCACCGCCGCTGCGTCGCCGCAGGCATCGAGTTCGTCGTCGGCCGGGTCCGCTCGGTCGCCCTCGGCGCCGGGGACGGTGCGCACACCCTGGAGATCCAGAGCGATGACGCCACCGCCTCGACGACGGCCCGCTGGGTGGTCGACGCCTCCGGCCGCAACCGCATGCTGCCCAGGGAGCTCGACCTCAAGCGGGCCAACGGACACCTCTGCAACGCGGCCTGGTTGCGCGTCGCGGCCGAGCTCGACGTCGGCGATTGGAGTGACGACCCGCAGTGGCAGGGCCGCCTGACCGAGGGCGACCGCGCCTTCTCCACCAATCACCTGATGGGACAAGGGTATTGGGTGTGGCTCATCCGGCTGGCGTCCGGGGCCACCAGCGTCGGCATCGTGGCCGATCCCGCCTTCCACCCGTTCGAGGGGTACAACACGCTCGCCAAGGCGAAGGCCTGGCTCGCCGAGCACGAACCGCAGTGCGCGGCCGCCCTCGCCGACAACGACCACCTGATCCGCGACTTCCGGGTGATGAAGAACTACAGCCACAGCGTGACCAAGTTCTTCGACGGCCGCGACCGCTGGTGCCTCACTGGTGATGCCGGCGTCTTCCTCGATCCGCTGTACTCGTCGGGCCTCGACCTCGTGGCCATCGGCAACGGGCTGACCATCGATCTCATCGTCCGCGACCTCGGCGGTGAGGACGTCGCCGCGCGGGCCGGCATCAGCGACTCGCTGTTCCGGTCGCTCACCGACATGTGGCTGGCGATCTACCGGGACCAGTACACGCTCATGGGCTCGCCGACCGTGATGTCCGCCAAGATCATCTGGGACGTGGCGTTCTACTGGGGGTTCGTCGGCCTCCTGTACGGCAACGACCGGTTCGTCACCGTCGCCGACGACCCCGCCGTCGTGCCGCAGCTGCAGGGCCTCATCGACCTGAGCAACCGCATGCAGCTCTTCTTCCGGGAGTGGGCCGCCGTCGAAACCGGTGCTGCGACGGCCACGTTCGTCGATCTCTTCGCCCCGCTGAACTTCATGGTGACCCTGCACACCGCGATGATGGGACGCTCCGATGCCTTCGTCGAGCAGTTCGACGCGAACGCCCTGCTGCTGCGCCAGGTCGCGGGCCAACTGGTCGAGGCCGTGATCGAGGACAACGCGTCGCGGTTCGCCGAGGACGACGTCGTGCGGCAGGTGCAGGCGTGGCAGGGTGACTCCCTGCTGCGGGACCTGCGCGCCGTCTACCGACGCGAGCAGCCGGTCAACCCGGTCAGCGAGAGTTGGATCCTGAGAGCCGCACCGGCAGTGTGA
- a CDS encoding cutinase family protein, with amino-acid sequence MNARFTPARVARHLGLVLAAATTLLASPIAVPVASAAPPCPDVEVIFARGTGEPPGVGGVGQAFVDALRARVGTKTVDVYPVDYAASSDFSGGIAFAETVVAGIRDEGDHIQATAANCPATKMVLGGYSQGAAVTGFTTADAPPPGVPAIALPAPLPPADADHVAAVALFGTPSPQFLESYGAPAITLGARYAPKTTEQCAPGDTICDGTPNATPTVAHTLYPVNGMVAAAADYAADRIGR; translated from the coding sequence ATGAACGCTCGCTTCACCCCCGCGCGGGTCGCCCGGCACCTCGGCCTCGTCCTCGCGGCTGCCACGACACTGCTCGCCAGCCCGATCGCCGTGCCCGTCGCGTCGGCCGCGCCGCCGTGTCCCGACGTCGAGGTGATCTTCGCCCGCGGCACGGGCGAACCGCCCGGTGTCGGTGGCGTGGGCCAGGCCTTCGTGGACGCCCTGCGGGCGCGGGTCGGCACCAAGACGGTCGACGTGTACCCGGTGGACTACGCGGCCAGCAGCGACTTCAGCGGCGGCATCGCCTTCGCGGAGACGGTCGTCGCCGGCATCCGCGACGAGGGCGATCACATCCAGGCCACCGCGGCGAACTGCCCCGCCACCAAGATGGTCCTCGGTGGCTACTCCCAGGGAGCGGCCGTGACCGGCTTCACCACCGCCGACGCCCCGCCGCCGGGGGTGCCCGCCATCGCGCTGCCCGCCCCGCTGCCGCCCGCGGACGCCGACCACGTCGCCGCGGTCGCGCTGTTCGGGACGCCGTCGCCGCAGTTCCTCGAGTCCTACGGCGCCCCGGCGATCACCCTCGGAGCGCGGTACGCCCCGAAGACGACCGAGCAGTGCGCGCCGGGTGACACCATTTGCGACGGCACGCCCAACGCGACGCCGACGGTGGCGCACACCCTGTACCCGGTGAACGGCATGGTGGCCGCCGCCGCGGACTATGCGGCCGACCGCATAGGCCGATAG
- a CDS encoding STAS domain-containing protein, whose product MNLEVTMPTDANPHAATLHVTGDLDYVTIGPVLDAVRTLLQERPDLQALHLDCAELDFCDSAGLSGLLAMHDMTETEEVLFHLDNRPSQLDRLLDLTGTTEYLLSDAAAADSSGLG is encoded by the coding sequence ATGAATCTGGAGGTCACCATGCCCACCGATGCGAACCCCCACGCCGCGACCCTGCACGTCACGGGGGACCTCGACTACGTGACCATCGGACCGGTGCTCGACGCGGTCCGCACGCTGCTGCAGGAGCGGCCCGATCTGCAAGCGCTGCACCTGGATTGCGCGGAACTCGACTTCTGCGATTCGGCGGGCCTGTCCGGCCTCCTGGCGATGCACGACATGACCGAGACCGAAGAGGTGCTGTTCCACCTCGACAACCGCCCGTCGCAGCTCGACCGTCTGCTCGACCTCACCGGCACGACCGAGTACCTGTTGAGCGACGCCGCCGCGGCCGACTCGAGCGGGCTGGGCTAG